A portion of the Deinococcus peraridilitoris DSM 19664 genome contains these proteins:
- a CDS encoding alpha-amylase family glycosyl hydrolase, translated as MIKRTSAALLTLALVLTACGSNSGSEAPSLTPQAISGSNIDSWRRQIIYLTLPDRFFNGSTANDNAGQPYCFDPSWPYKFHGGDLAGLRQKLSYIKSTGALTLWTTPVYAQVPEVNPNTSNASCGYHGYWPNFKNPADLAVEPKLGSSSDLHGLITDLHNNGMKYMMDMVANHAGYGASVTKTNPGWFHGDCTGDDINCPLAGLPDFRQEDGTVATYLTNLSKNWTSTYAIDAIRMDTAKHVPMSYWQNSWIPGVLNARPNTFLLAEAFLTGGASQLKPYYDAGFDSTFNFPLRSALVSSVAKAGSMDTLASSVQDYMGTLGLSRALLTVNLLDNHDVPRFLNESGFGVSEDEIRRRYHMALGALMTLPGIPQLYYGNEIAMYGGNDPDNRRDMPSWAWTSSGRSGTYSGFLPNPGLTYNLVQKLAGVRTNNPGLWKGYYAEMWRPNGGSNLFAFYRGYSDSTVGSRLIMVFNNNASSASVTLNIGANTAISSADRSYLASRTFDDQAGQGAPATVSSSNGSLTVSLPTKSFAIYKAR; from the coding sequence ATGATCAAGCGAACCTCCGCGGCTCTGCTGACCCTTGCCCTTGTACTGACTGCCTGTGGAAGCAATTCCGGCAGTGAAGCTCCTAGCCTCACGCCGCAGGCCATCAGCGGCAGCAACATTGATTCCTGGCGACGACAGATCATCTACCTCACGCTGCCGGACCGCTTTTTCAACGGCAGCACCGCCAACGACAACGCGGGACAACCCTACTGCTTCGATCCGAGCTGGCCTTACAAGTTTCACGGCGGCGATCTGGCCGGCTTGCGTCAGAAGCTTTCCTACATCAAGAGCACCGGAGCCCTCACCCTGTGGACCACCCCGGTGTACGCCCAGGTGCCGGAAGTCAATCCCAACACCTCCAACGCCTCGTGCGGCTACCACGGCTACTGGCCCAACTTCAAGAACCCGGCGGATTTGGCCGTCGAGCCCAAGCTGGGCAGCAGCAGCGACTTGCACGGTCTCATCACCGACCTGCACAACAACGGCATGAAGTACATGATGGACATGGTCGCCAACCATGCCGGCTACGGCGCCAGCGTCACCAAAACCAACCCGGGGTGGTTTCACGGTGACTGCACGGGCGATGACATCAACTGCCCACTCGCCGGACTGCCCGACTTTCGTCAGGAGGACGGAACGGTCGCCACCTACCTGACCAACCTCAGCAAAAACTGGACCAGCACCTACGCCATCGACGCCATCCGCATGGATACCGCCAAACACGTACCGATGAGCTATTGGCAGAACAGCTGGATTCCCGGTGTCCTGAACGCCCGGCCGAACACCTTCCTGCTGGCCGAAGCCTTTTTGACCGGTGGAGCCTCGCAGCTCAAGCCTTACTATGACGCGGGTTTCGACAGCACCTTCAACTTCCCACTGCGCAGCGCACTGGTGAGCAGCGTGGCCAAGGCCGGCAGCATGGACACCCTCGCCAGCAGCGTGCAGGACTACATGGGTACCCTGGGGCTGAGCCGCGCCCTGTTGACGGTCAATCTGCTCGACAACCACGACGTGCCCCGCTTCCTGAACGAAAGCGGCTTCGGCGTATCCGAAGACGAGATCCGCCGCCGCTACCACATGGCCCTCGGCGCGCTCATGACCCTGCCGGGCATTCCGCAGCTCTATTACGGCAACGAAATCGCCATGTACGGCGGCAATGACCCCGACAACCGGCGCGACATGCCTTCCTGGGCCTGGACCAGCAGCGGCCGCAGCGGCACCTACAGCGGCTTTCTGCCGAACCCGGGCCTGACCTACAACCTCGTGCAGAAGCTCGCGGGCGTCCGCACCAACAACCCCGGCCTCTGGAAAGGCTACTACGCCGAAATGTGGCGTCCCAACGGCGGCAGCAACCTGTTTGCCTTTTACCGGGGCTACAGTGACAGCACGGTCGGCAGCCGCCTGATCATGGTGTTCAACAACAACGCCTCGAGTGCCAGCGTGACGCTCAACATCGGTGCCAACACCGCCATCAGCAGCGCCGACCGCAGCTACCTGGCCAGCCGCACCTTCGACGATCAGGCCGGACAGGGCGCGCCCGCGACGGTGAGCAGCAGCAACGGCTCGCTCACGGTCAGTCTGCCCACCAAGTCCTTCGCCATTTACAAAGCCCGCTGA
- the iolC gene encoding 5-dehydro-2-deoxygluconokinase — protein MTRDGALQGHPCPETTDPESGTAMNSAGTSDLPELITIGRSSIDLYSQDLGKALPEVRRLGAYLGGSPLNIAVGASRLGVRAALVSAVGEDQVGDFILAGLAREGVQTRFVTRKPGARTSAVLLAILPPDRFPITFYRDNAADVQIGIDDLNAVSIERARALVVNGTALALDPLRSAIFLACERARSAGVTVYLDLDFRANQWHDVRAFGVNVRALLSSVDVVIGTEEEINAALLTDPADITITHGQVTAPAIRGDLERNTQALLARAPVVVVKEGARGCTVHRRGQTPLSVPGFPVEVVSVLGAGDAFAAGLVTGQLRGLSWAESARLGNACGAIVVTRIGCADFTPTQAEVDAFMSAQAGQA, from the coding sequence ATGACGCGTGATGGCGCGCTTCAGGGCCACCCGTGTCCCGAAACGACGGACCCCGAAAGCGGTACGGCCATGAACAGCGCGGGCACGAGCGACCTGCCCGAGCTGATCACCATCGGCCGCAGCAGCATCGACCTGTATTCGCAGGACCTCGGCAAGGCGCTGCCCGAAGTGCGCCGCCTGGGCGCCTATCTGGGCGGCAGCCCGCTGAACATCGCGGTGGGCGCCTCTCGGCTCGGCGTGCGCGCGGCGCTGGTGTCGGCGGTGGGCGAAGATCAGGTGGGCGACTTCATCCTGGCGGGCCTCGCGCGCGAGGGCGTACAGACCCGCTTCGTGACCCGCAAACCCGGCGCCCGCACGAGTGCCGTGCTGCTGGCCATCTTGCCACCCGACCGCTTTCCCATCACCTTTTACCGCGACAACGCCGCCGACGTGCAGATCGGCATCGACGACCTGAACGCCGTCTCAATCGAACGGGCACGCGCACTGGTCGTGAACGGGACGGCGCTCGCGCTCGACCCGCTGCGCAGTGCCATCTTCCTCGCCTGCGAGCGGGCACGCTCGGCAGGCGTGACGGTGTACCTCGACCTCGACTTTCGCGCCAACCAGTGGCACGACGTGCGCGCCTTCGGGGTCAACGTCCGCGCGCTGCTCTCCAGCGTGGACGTGGTGATCGGCACCGAAGAGGAAATCAACGCGGCGCTGCTGACCGACCCCGCCGACATCACCATCACCCACGGTCAGGTCACCGCGCCCGCAATTCGCGGGGACCTGGAGCGCAACACGCAGGCGCTGCTCGCGCGCGCGCCAGTGGTCGTGGTGAAGGAAGGCGCGCGTGGCTGCACGGTGCACCGACGTGGCCAGACACCCCTGAGCGTCCCGGGCTTTCCGGTCGAGGTGGTCAGCGTCCTGGGGGCCGGGGACGCCTTTGCCGCCGGGCTCGTCACCGGGCAGCTGCGCGGCCTGAGTTGGGCCGAGAGTGCCCGGCTGGGCAACGCCTGCGGGGCCATCGTCGTCACGCGCATCGGCTGCGCGGACTTCACGCCCACCCAGGCCGAGGTGGACGCCTTCATGAGCGCGCAGGCAGGTCAGGCATGA
- the iolB gene encoding 5-deoxy-glucuronate isomerase — translation MMSKISPDTRTGTLVEVTPESAGWTFLSFGVLHLQAGETHAGNTGDREVALVPQEADLSVTVHGETVNGETFRLQRESVFTQLPHVLYLPPGTSYRLEAHAKSVLALGGAPAEGQLPVRLLRPDEMRVELRGGANATRQVNHILGPDLPAERLLLYEVYTPSGNWSGWPPHRHDGQLGSLYIEETYYYRVSPPHGWAVHRNYSPEDGEDELLLAQDGDLILSRRGYHPVAAAPGSNVYYLNYMAGEAQGEARRQAPVDEAAWGWMRQDWEGRVMKLPFGRSAE, via the coding sequence ATGATGAGCAAAATCTCACCCGACACCCGCACGGGCACCCTCGTGGAGGTCACCCCCGAAAGCGCCGGCTGGACCTTCCTGTCCTTTGGGGTGCTGCACCTGCAAGCGGGCGAAACCCACGCCGGCAACACGGGCGACCGGGAAGTCGCCCTGGTGCCACAGGAAGCCGATTTGAGCGTCACGGTGCACGGCGAGACGGTGAACGGCGAGACCTTCCGCCTGCAGCGTGAGAGTGTGTTCACGCAGCTGCCGCACGTGCTGTACCTGCCGCCGGGCACTTCTTACCGTCTGGAGGCCCACGCGAAATCGGTGCTGGCCCTGGGGGGAGCGCCCGCCGAAGGGCAGCTTCCGGTGCGGCTGCTGCGCCCGGACGAGATGCGCGTGGAGCTGCGCGGCGGCGCCAATGCCACGCGGCAGGTGAACCACATCCTGGGGCCTGACCTGCCCGCCGAACGGCTGCTGCTCTACGAGGTGTACACGCCCAGCGGCAACTGGAGCGGCTGGCCCCCGCACCGGCACGACGGTCAGCTGGGTTCACTCTACATCGAGGAAACCTACTATTACCGCGTCAGCCCGCCGCACGGCTGGGCCGTGCACCGCAACTACAGCCCCGAGGACGGCGAGGACGAACTGCTGCTCGCCCAGGACGGCGACCTGATCCTGTCGCGGCGCGGTTACCATCCGGTCGCGGCGGCGCCGGGCAGCAACGTGTATTACCTGAACTACATGGCGGGCGAGGCGCAGGGCGAGGCGAGACGCCAAGCGCCCGTCGACGAGGCCGCCTGGGGCTGGATGCGCCAGGACTGGGAAGGCCGCGTCATGAAACTGCCCTTTGGCAGGAGCGCGGAGTGA
- a CDS encoding alpha/beta fold hydrolase, whose protein sequence is MSYVTVGQENGQSIELYFEDHGSGQAVVLIHGFPLNGHSWERQEAALLDAGYRVITYDRRGFGASSKPSTGYDYDTFTRDLDALLSHLDLREVVLVGFSMGTGEVSRYLGQYGSERVSKAVLIGPIPPYLLKTADNPEGVDQQVFEGIKDAIRKDRAAYLTQFFENFYNTDALLGSRVSQEVLRLSWNVAARASARATLACVDTWLTDFRADIAKIDVPTLIIHGDADRILPFDATAKRLPELIAGSELVVIANGPHNVLWTFAEEVNAALLTFLQK, encoded by the coding sequence ATGTCGTACGTCACCGTCGGTCAGGAAAACGGGCAATCCATCGAGCTGTACTTCGAGGATCACGGCAGCGGCCAGGCGGTCGTGCTGATTCACGGCTTTCCGCTCAACGGTCACTCCTGGGAGCGCCAGGAAGCGGCGCTGCTGGACGCCGGGTACCGCGTCATCACCTACGACCGCCGCGGTTTCGGAGCGTCGAGCAAGCCTTCGACCGGCTACGACTACGATACCTTCACGCGTGACCTGGACGCCTTGCTTTCACACCTTGATCTGCGCGAGGTGGTGCTGGTCGGCTTTTCGATGGGCACCGGTGAGGTCTCGCGCTACCTGGGGCAGTACGGCAGCGAGCGGGTCAGCAAGGCCGTCTTGATCGGCCCTATCCCGCCTTACCTGCTCAAGACCGCCGACAATCCCGAAGGCGTCGATCAGCAGGTCTTCGAGGGCATCAAGGACGCCATCAGAAAAGACCGCGCCGCGTACCTGACCCAGTTCTTCGAGAATTTCTACAACACCGACGCACTGCTCGGCAGCCGCGTCAGCCAGGAAGTGCTGCGCCTGAGCTGGAACGTCGCGGCGCGTGCCTCAGCGCGCGCCACGCTGGCCTGCGTGGACACCTGGCTGACCGACTTCCGCGCGGACATCGCCAAAATCGACGTGCCCACCCTGATCATCCACGGTGACGCCGACCGCATCCTGCCCTTTGACGCCACTGCCAAACGCCTGCCCGAGCTGATCGCCGGCAGCGAGCTGGTGGTGATTGCGAACGGTCCGCACAACGTCCTGTGGACCTTTGCCGAGGAAGTCAACGCGGCGCTGCTGACCTTCTTGCAGAAGTGA
- a CDS encoding GAF domain-containing protein — protein MTSTHDLPLLPALRALLDASSDATFTLDRQGYFTYANATTAAMVHLTPAELLGRHLEREFSHAFSDRWLSEKGRALREGRAVEYDAFNPSIGGWVRVQVVPSEEGVAVQIRDVTAAKRKEALQQLTKALSEARASSQVIEVLLEQATQAAGAYMVALVAPSTDATHLELRGEVGYTPELRARFERFPLSLGIPPSDAARQREAVFVSGEDFDRRYPESLGVRSERTRALASVPLLVEGELWGVLALSFEQARHFDDTEREFVCSLVQQCVQALERARALEAERTARARELLLSRAGELLSASLDPRTVLETVAQLTVPELADWCNIFLPNAAGDLEPSIIAHSQPDMVDYVREYFRRFPLQQDSQSGGVLTFRTQRPQLIPVLDLNGSHNLLPDEQVEMIRRMGLRSVIIVPLIARGRTMGVLELLSTDVGRTYTAQELEFAQEFAHRAAIALDNAQLHAQAQSELRERERLEATLREREASYRALVENAAVGVSRVSPQGHWLDLNPATEQLLGYSREELLGMTFLDVTHPADRGEAGTRPFRRLVAGEIDAFTLEKRYLHKAGHVVWANVTVSAVRDEQGRMQNAVAVLENISDRKLAEQERARFEHLIEESADYIAIGDLQGQGVYVNPAGRKLIGFRDLGEVRGTHILECFFPEDRAFVQEQILPAVFEKGSWQGDFRFRHVRSGESIDIDFNVFLITDPVTGEAQNIASVSRDIRQRKRNEAALQEQTEILSTLNRNNQLISAELDLPTLTQAVTDAGVELTGAQFGALFYSVPDAQSGKMMLYTLSGARLENFTSFPLPRSTHVFGPTLRGEGVVRVADITRDPRYGQNAPYQGMPEGHLPVRSYLAVPVISRSGEVLGGLFFGHEQADVFSERAEQLAVGVAGQTAVALDNGRLYQQLQDSHAQLELRVAQRTRELEEQAVALGAFVRFTEAVGTSTDVYTLAREALEVFRSFFAQCSAAYYERDGKMWRARVWTQDIIPEVVASITSGVSVDAPAFAQVARSQAPVFVDGWNPEREQIADTEEYGTAALYPLLVNERVVGVLAVGLKDAQQWTERDRAVVRSAGRSLNLSLERADIAAQLETQRDTLQARTRALEAFAELTRELTFDTDPYALIRRAQQIVLSLLPEGYALYWELEGDTWRQKSQVGDLRNAELQRQLDAGLPYFETRTVRIPFETGEPLYQDTYDKHHDNLESTVGHIGTTASLPIRVGDAVQGVIVVGLFGQRGWTPTDRALLDTVMRSLSLTLEGARGAHALQQRTQELERSNVELERFAYVASHDLQEPLRTIASFTELLARRYGAGLDQQGLRYLQLVTRGAERMKGLIDDLLVFSRLNAVRETPGHVSLPEVLHEALSRLQGSIEAAGAQVRCGELPDVQGVPSELVQLFQNLIGNAIKFRREGVTPLVSVEAEREGDFWHLQVRDNGLGFDARYAERIFQIFQRLHLREQYEGSGMGLAIVRKIVEHHGGRVWAESKEGSGSVFHLTLPVSEGAS, from the coding sequence ATGACCTCCACACACGACCTGCCCCTTCTTCCTGCACTGCGTGCCCTGCTGGACGCGTCAAGCGACGCGACCTTTACGCTCGACCGGCAGGGCTACTTTACATATGCCAACGCCACCACCGCCGCCATGGTGCATCTCACGCCCGCCGAACTGCTGGGCCGGCACCTGGAGCGTGAATTCAGCCACGCCTTCAGCGACCGCTGGCTCAGCGAGAAAGGGCGCGCGCTTCGTGAAGGGCGCGCAGTCGAGTATGACGCCTTCAATCCCTCGATCGGAGGTTGGGTCCGGGTACAGGTGGTTCCTTCCGAGGAAGGCGTGGCCGTACAAATCCGCGACGTCACGGCAGCAAAACGCAAAGAAGCCTTGCAGCAGCTCACCAAAGCGTTGAGCGAGGCGCGCGCCTCGTCACAAGTCATCGAGGTGCTGCTGGAGCAAGCCACGCAGGCAGCCGGGGCGTACATGGTGGCGCTGGTGGCGCCGTCCACCGACGCCACCCACCTGGAACTGCGGGGGGAAGTGGGGTACACGCCCGAGCTGCGCGCGCGCTTCGAGCGCTTTCCGCTGTCGCTGGGCATTCCGCCTTCCGACGCGGCCCGGCAGCGTGAGGCAGTGTTCGTCAGTGGCGAGGACTTCGACCGGCGCTACCCGGAGTCGCTGGGGGTGCGCTCGGAGCGCACGCGCGCGCTGGCGTCAGTGCCCCTTCTGGTGGAAGGAGAGCTGTGGGGCGTGCTGGCACTGAGCTTCGAGCAGGCCCGGCATTTCGATGACACCGAACGGGAGTTCGTATGCAGCCTGGTTCAGCAGTGCGTACAGGCACTGGAACGGGCCCGCGCGCTGGAAGCCGAACGCACGGCCCGCGCACGCGAGCTGCTGCTGTCCCGCGCAGGCGAACTGCTCTCCGCGTCGCTCGATCCCCGGACGGTGCTGGAAACCGTCGCGCAGCTGACGGTGCCGGAGCTGGCCGACTGGTGCAACATTTTCTTGCCGAACGCCGCCGGAGACCTGGAGCCGAGCATCATCGCGCATTCGCAGCCGGACATGGTGGATTACGTCCGTGAATACTTCCGGCGTTTTCCGTTGCAGCAGGACAGCCAGTCAGGTGGTGTACTGACCTTCCGGACACAGCGGCCCCAGCTCATTCCGGTGCTGGATCTCAACGGGTCCCACAACCTCCTGCCTGACGAGCAAGTCGAAATGATACGTCGCATGGGGCTGCGCTCGGTGATCATCGTGCCGCTGATCGCCCGTGGCCGCACCATGGGCGTGCTGGAGCTGCTCAGCACCGACGTCGGGCGAACCTACACGGCGCAGGAACTGGAATTTGCCCAGGAGTTTGCCCACCGAGCCGCCATCGCGCTCGACAACGCTCAGCTTCACGCCCAGGCGCAAAGCGAGCTGCGTGAGCGTGAAAGGCTCGAAGCGACCCTGCGTGAGCGTGAAGCCAGTTACCGCGCCCTCGTCGAGAACGCCGCGGTGGGAGTCAGCCGCGTCTCGCCCCAAGGCCACTGGCTGGACCTCAACCCGGCCACCGAGCAGTTGCTGGGGTACTCGCGCGAGGAGCTGCTCGGCATGACCTTTCTCGACGTGACCCACCCGGCCGATCGGGGCGAAGCAGGCACACGGCCCTTCCGGCGCCTCGTGGCAGGCGAGATCGACGCGTTTACGCTGGAGAAACGCTATCTGCACAAGGCAGGGCACGTGGTGTGGGCCAACGTCACGGTCTCCGCCGTGCGCGACGAACAGGGCCGCATGCAAAACGCCGTCGCGGTGCTCGAGAACATCAGCGACCGCAAGCTGGCCGAGCAGGAGCGGGCACGCTTCGAACACCTCATCGAGGAAAGTGCCGATTACATCGCCATCGGTGACCTTCAGGGGCAGGGGGTGTATGTGAATCCGGCAGGGCGCAAGCTGATCGGCTTTCGTGACCTGGGGGAAGTGCGCGGCACCCATATTCTGGAGTGCTTCTTCCCCGAGGATCGCGCCTTCGTGCAGGAGCAGATCCTGCCGGCAGTCTTTGAAAAGGGCTCGTGGCAGGGCGACTTCCGCTTTCGGCATGTCAGAAGCGGGGAAAGCATCGACATCGATTTCAATGTCTTTCTGATCACCGATCCCGTCACAGGAGAAGCGCAGAACATCGCGAGCGTGTCGCGCGACATCCGCCAGCGCAAACGCAACGAGGCCGCGCTGCAGGAGCAGACCGAAATTCTCTCCACGCTCAACCGCAACAACCAGCTGATCTCGGCCGAGCTTGACCTGCCGACCCTCACACAGGCCGTGACGGACGCCGGGGTGGAGTTGACGGGCGCCCAGTTCGGGGCGCTCTTTTATAGTGTGCCCGACGCGCAGAGCGGGAAGATGATGCTCTACACGCTGTCCGGCGCCAGATTGGAAAATTTTACGTCGTTTCCCCTGCCCCGCAGCACCCACGTCTTTGGCCCGACTTTGCGTGGAGAAGGCGTCGTGCGGGTCGCGGACATCACGCGCGACCCACGCTACGGACAGAACGCGCCGTACCAGGGCATGCCAGAGGGTCACCTGCCGGTGCGCAGCTACCTGGCCGTGCCGGTCATCTCGCGGTCCGGTGAGGTGCTGGGCGGTCTGTTCTTCGGACACGAGCAGGCGGACGTCTTTAGCGAACGCGCCGAACAACTCGCGGTCGGCGTCGCCGGCCAGACGGCCGTGGCGCTTGACAACGGCCGGCTCTACCAGCAGCTTCAGGACAGCCACGCGCAGCTTGAGCTGCGCGTGGCGCAGCGCACCCGTGAACTCGAGGAGCAGGCAGTGGCACTGGGGGCCTTCGTGCGCTTCACGGAGGCAGTCGGCACCAGCACTGACGTGTACACCCTGGCGCGTGAGGCGCTGGAGGTATTTCGCAGCTTTTTCGCGCAGTGCAGCGCGGCGTATTACGAACGCGACGGTAAGATGTGGCGGGCGCGGGTCTGGACGCAGGACATCATCCCCGAGGTCGTGGCGAGCATCACCTCCGGGGTGTCCGTCGACGCGCCCGCCTTCGCGCAGGTTGCCCGAAGCCAGGCACCTGTCTTTGTGGACGGCTGGAATCCCGAGCGTGAACAGATCGCGGACACCGAGGAATACGGCACCGCCGCCCTGTATCCCCTGCTGGTGAATGAGCGGGTGGTCGGCGTGCTGGCCGTGGGGCTCAAGGACGCTCAACAATGGACCGAGCGCGACCGGGCCGTCGTGCGCTCGGCCGGACGCAGTCTCAACCTGTCGCTGGAACGGGCCGACATCGCCGCGCAGCTCGAAACGCAGCGTGACACCCTGCAGGCACGCACGCGGGCGCTGGAAGCCTTTGCGGAGCTGACGCGCGAGCTGACCTTCGACACTGATCCCTACGCGCTCATTCGTCGTGCGCAGCAGATCGTGCTGTCACTGCTGCCCGAAGGGTACGCGCTGTACTGGGAGCTTGAAGGCGACACCTGGCGCCAGAAGTCGCAGGTGGGCGACTTGCGCAACGCCGAACTGCAGCGTCAGCTCGACGCGGGACTGCCTTACTTCGAGACCCGCACCGTGCGCATTCCCTTCGAGACCGGCGAACCGCTGTACCAGGATACCTACGACAAGCACCACGACAACCTGGAAAGCACGGTCGGGCACATCGGCACCACGGCGTCGCTGCCCATCCGGGTCGGCGACGCCGTGCAGGGGGTGATCGTGGTGGGCCTGTTCGGGCAGCGGGGCTGGACGCCCACCGACCGTGCGCTGCTCGATACGGTCATGCGCAGTTTGAGTCTGACGCTGGAAGGCGCCAGAGGCGCACACGCGCTGCAGCAGCGAACCCAGGAACTGGAGCGCAGCAACGTCGAACTCGAGCGCTTCGCCTACGTCGCCAGCCACGATCTGCAAGAGCCGCTGCGCACCATCGCCAGCTTTACCGAGCTGCTGGCGCGCCGCTACGGCGCCGGGCTCGATCAGCAGGGACTCAGGTACCTGCAGCTCGTGACCCGGGGTGCCGAGCGCATGAAGGGCCTGATCGACGACCTGCTGGTGTTCTCGCGCCTGAACGCGGTGCGTGAAACGCCCGGGCACGTTTCGCTGCCAGAAGTGCTTCACGAGGCCCTGTCGCGCCTGCAAGGATCCATCGAGGCTGCGGGCGCCCAGGTTCGCTGCGGTGAACTGCCGGACGTGCAGGGCGTGCCCTCCGAGCTGGTGCAGCTGTTTCAGAATTTGATCGGCAACGCCATCAAGTTCCGCCGTGAGGGCGTAACGCCGCTGGTCAGCGTGGAGGCCGAGCGGGAAGGCGACTTCTGGCACCTGCAGGTGCGTGACAACGGGCTGGGCTTCGATGCCCGCTACGCCGAGCGGATTTTTCAGATTTTCCAGCGTCTGCACCTGCGCGAGCAGTACGAGGGAAGCGGCATGGGCCTGGCCATCGTGCGCAAGATCGTCGAACACCACGGGGGACGGGTCTGGGCCGAGTCGAAGGAGGGATCAGGCAGCGTGTTTCACCTTACCCTACCCGTTTCCGAGGGGGCGTCATGA
- a CDS encoding TIM barrel protein: MIRVANAPCSWGVIENIDGERGTYATVLNEMQQTGYEGTELGDWGFMPTDPHALSGELARRKLALLGSWVSVALHDRNRHAESERDAVRTAQLLAQVGGPHSVVVLGNDPYTDPVRTRHAGRIRPEHGLSDEGWTVFAQGAERVARAVRRESGLRTVFHHHIGTWVETPAEIERFLSLTDPEVMGLCFDTGHYTFGGGDAVEGLRRHAERVWHVHFKDHEPRVAERSREQGWDGVTSVAQGVFCELGQGSIDFPGVLRELQQLDFRGWIVVEQDVLPGMGSPRESARRNREYLRGLGV; the protein is encoded by the coding sequence ATGATCAGAGTTGCCAATGCCCCCTGCTCGTGGGGCGTGATCGAAAACATCGATGGGGAGCGTGGCACTTATGCGACCGTCCTCAACGAGATGCAGCAGACTGGCTACGAGGGCACCGAACTGGGTGACTGGGGCTTCATGCCCACCGATCCCCACGCGCTCTCGGGGGAACTCGCCCGGCGGAAGCTCGCGCTGCTGGGCTCGTGGGTGAGCGTGGCGCTGCACGACCGCAACCGTCACGCCGAAAGTGAACGTGACGCCGTGCGCACCGCGCAGCTGCTCGCGCAGGTCGGCGGGCCGCACAGCGTCGTGGTGCTGGGCAACGACCCGTACACCGACCCGGTGCGCACCCGGCACGCCGGGCGCATCCGGCCCGAGCACGGCCTGAGCGACGAGGGCTGGACCGTGTTCGCTCAGGGCGCCGAGCGCGTCGCGCGCGCCGTGCGGCGTGAAAGCGGTCTGCGCACGGTCTTTCACCACCACATTGGCACCTGGGTGGAAACCCCGGCCGAAATCGAGCGCTTTCTGAGCCTCACCGATCCCGAGGTGATGGGCCTGTGCTTTGACACCGGGCACTACACCTTCGGGGGTGGGGACGCCGTAGAGGGCCTCCGGCGCCACGCCGAGCGCGTCTGGCACGTTCACTTCAAGGACCACGAGCCGCGCGTGGCCGAGCGCTCGCGCGAGCAGGGCTGGGACGGCGTGACCTCGGTGGCGCAGGGCGTGTTCTGCGAGCTCGGTCAGGGCAGCATCGACTTTCCGGGCGTGCTGCGCGAGTTGCAGCAGCTGGACTTCAGGGGCTGGATCGTGGTGGAGCAGGACGTCCTGCCCGGCATGGGCAGCCCGCGCGAAAGCGCGCGGCGCAACCGCGAGTACCTGCGGGGGCTGGGCGTGTAA
- a CDS encoding response regulator, producing the protein MRSMHLLLVEDNDADVLLIQEALAGLQEGVTLHIVHDGEEALAFLRRLGPFADCPRPHFVLLDANTPKKNALEVLGELRAEPSFQGLPVVVFSTSASPRDVMRCYEAGANAYITKPLNLDEFLSAIENTLRFWASTALLPQSAPELPEPC; encoded by the coding sequence ATGAGGAGCATGCACCTGCTGCTGGTCGAAGACAACGACGCCGACGTGCTGCTCATTCAGGAAGCGCTGGCAGGCCTTCAGGAAGGTGTGACACTGCACATCGTCCACGACGGTGAGGAAGCCCTGGCGTTTTTGCGCCGGCTTGGCCCTTTTGCCGATTGTCCGCGTCCGCACTTCGTGCTGCTCGACGCCAACACCCCCAAGAAAAATGCCCTGGAAGTGCTGGGAGAGCTGCGTGCCGAGCCTTCGTTTCAGGGTCTTCCCGTGGTGGTGTTCAGCACCTCGGCCAGCCCCCGGGATGTCATGCGCTGCTACGAAGCAGGAGCGAACGCCTACATCACCAAGCCGCTCAACCTCGATGAATTTTTGTCGGCCATCGAGAACACCCTGCGCTTCTGGGCCAGCACTGCGCTGCTGCCCCAGTCCGCACCCGAACTGCCCGAACCCTGCTGA